A portion of the Bosea sp. NBC_00550 genome contains these proteins:
- a CDS encoding type II toxin-antitoxin system RelE/ParE family toxin gives MAQDDPSAARDQVARIRASVEKFGGFPEMGRVGQIESTREFAPPGTLFIVVYRVEAERIVIVRVLQAARSIPSPDGFQEWLVGSSASGANLPEASGRQVETARPGPPLR, from the coding sequence ATGGCTCAGGACGATCCGAGCGCGGCGCGTGACCAGGTCGCCCGGATTCGCGCGTCGGTCGAGAAGTTCGGCGGGTTTCCGGAAATGGGCCGGGTCGGCCAGATTGAGAGCACCCGGGAGTTCGCGCCGCCCGGGACGCTCTTCATCGTGGTCTACCGCGTCGAGGCAGAACGCATCGTGATCGTGCGCGTCCTGCAGGCCGCCAGAAGTATCCCTAGCCCTGACGGCTTTCAGGAGTGGCTGGTTGGTTCATCGGCTTCTGGCGCGAATTTGCCAGAAGCGTCCGGCCGGCAAGTCGAAACCGCTCGCCCTGGTCCCCCTTTGCGTTGA
- a CDS encoding MbcA/ParS/Xre antitoxin family protein: protein MDWKPSATFDTSPENRARVSGAVLRTFLNIATALELDLGEARGFLGMPAAAEFRSWQDAARAEEPLMLETDVVLRISAVLGIYKSLRVLYRTEEQGLDWLRSSNHGSQFNGRALIELMLSGFEPGLMDVRR from the coding sequence ATGGATTGGAAGCCGTCAGCGACGTTCGACACCAGCCCGGAAAACCGAGCTCGGGTAAGTGGGGCCGTCTTGCGGACGTTCCTGAATATTGCGACGGCTTTGGAGCTCGACTTGGGCGAAGCGCGAGGGTTCTTAGGCATGCCGGCGGCGGCCGAATTCCGATCCTGGCAGGATGCTGCCCGCGCTGAGGAGCCGCTGATGCTTGAAACCGACGTCGTGCTCCGGATCTCGGCCGTGCTCGGCATCTATAAGTCCCTTCGCGTCCTCTATAGGACTGAAGAGCAAGGCTTGGATTGGCTTCGCAGCTCCAATCATGGAAGCCAATTCAACGGCCGAGCGCTGATCGAGCTGATGCTATCGGGCTTCGAACCGGGCCTGATGGATGTCCGCCGCTAA
- a CDS encoding MobA/MobL family protein translates to MAIRHLSVKVGKAGKAAAHMEYVVRGGKYERQRGDDLVAAGHGNMPKWAASDPANFWRAADENERANGSTYREIQVALPRELDPAAAHRLARRFIDAHLGVKHPFSFAIHSPKAADGRPQPHLHLMFSERALDGIERGREQFFRRANRKSPTRGGAAKTYNPAATPTARRGALKALRAGWAEMATRALAEAGHSIIVDLRSNVALGISAEPERKHSPSEWRNGGREAMLKSRAQFAEADRQITKAEAEESDATAARIVAEGEAAQERAARQLLKPRQPRAPDPLAEAAKAAVKTRPPEPLAKPFPALWRLEHTSDREKPLVALLLRFIEKQQRRESNTAQQDALLGAVVRALGKVIVIAVSKIADRLEVLRHDPIHGILVAETREMIRRWEIPDPEMYRRLRQEGHLVGPDTSDRPAKPRSPKRRQGRDGFEL, encoded by the coding sequence ATGGCCATCCGGCACTTAAGTGTGAAAGTCGGAAAAGCGGGCAAGGCGGCAGCTCACATGGAGTACGTCGTTCGCGGCGGAAAATACGAACGGCAGCGCGGTGACGATCTCGTCGCAGCCGGGCATGGAAATATGCCGAAATGGGCCGCATCCGATCCCGCGAATTTCTGGCGTGCTGCCGACGAGAACGAGCGCGCCAACGGCTCGACCTATCGCGAGATCCAGGTCGCGCTACCGCGCGAACTCGACCCCGCCGCGGCGCACCGATTGGCCCGCCGGTTCATCGACGCCCATCTCGGCGTGAAGCATCCTTTCAGCTTCGCGATCCACAGTCCGAAGGCAGCGGACGGCAGGCCCCAGCCCCATCTGCACCTGATGTTTTCTGAACGCGCGCTCGACGGGATCGAGCGTGGCCGGGAGCAGTTCTTCAGGCGGGCAAATCGGAAATCGCCGACGAGGGGCGGGGCGGCTAAGACCTACAACCCGGCAGCGACGCCGACCGCGCGCCGTGGGGCGCTTAAGGCCCTGCGCGCCGGCTGGGCCGAGATGGCTACCCGGGCACTTGCCGAGGCGGGACATTCGATCATCGTGGATCTCCGATCGAACGTTGCCCTGGGCATCTCGGCGGAACCCGAGCGCAAGCACTCACCCTCGGAGTGGCGGAATGGCGGTCGTGAAGCCATGCTCAAGTCCCGAGCTCAATTCGCCGAGGCCGACCGCCAGATCACGAAAGCGGAGGCCGAGGAGAGCGACGCGACAGCAGCGCGCATCGTAGCTGAAGGCGAGGCGGCTCAGGAGCGGGCTGCCCGGCAATTGCTGAAACCGAGGCAGCCTAGGGCGCCCGATCCGCTAGCCGAGGCCGCGAAAGCGGCCGTGAAGACGAGACCTCCCGAACCGCTCGCGAAGCCCTTTCCTGCGCTGTGGCGCCTCGAACACACCAGCGATCGCGAAAAGCCGCTGGTGGCCTTGCTACTGCGGTTCATCGAGAAGCAGCAGCGGCGTGAATCAAACACAGCCCAACAGGATGCTCTCCTCGGTGCCGTCGTTCGCGCCCTCGGCAAAGTCATCGTCATCGCCGTCAGTAAGATCGCGGATCGTCTGGAAGTGCTTCGGCACGATCCCATACATGGGATACTGGTGGCCGAGACGCGTGAGATGATCAGGCGTTGGGAGATTCCCGACCCTGAAATGTACAGGCGCCTTCGCCAGGAAGGGCACCTTGTCGGACCCGATACCTCCGACCGGCCGGCCAAGCCACGCTCACCAAAGCGGCGTCAGGGGCGCGACGGCTTCGAATTGTGA
- the traD gene encoding conjugal transfer protein TraD: MTDIVTDDASSDMSDGNSTEERLNRYLQTKEKLTRDESKYLDLNFKRDRTPPEQKLFAALRTEQIARQRTRDAKKNRSRLEAQTRKAESEAARKARTHQMLEAAGLMGLAGLLDRQTGALQLDREIFMGALVALKEAINAKGDQGERFRLAGRTLLANSRQKPMNQPATPESRQG; the protein is encoded by the coding sequence ATGACGGATATCGTAACCGATGATGCGAGCTCTGATATGTCCGACGGAAATTCGACCGAAGAGCGGCTAAACCGCTACCTTCAGACCAAGGAAAAACTCACGCGTGACGAGAGCAAATATCTTGACTTGAACTTTAAGAGGGACCGGACTCCGCCAGAGCAAAAACTTTTTGCCGCTTTGCGGACTGAGCAGATCGCGCGACAACGAACCCGGGACGCCAAAAAAAACCGGTCGAGGCTAGAGGCCCAAACCCGGAAGGCCGAGTCTGAGGCAGCCAGGAAAGCGCGGACGCACCAGATGCTGGAGGCCGCCGGCCTGATGGGCCTCGCCGGTCTGCTGGACAGGCAGACAGGCGCGCTGCAGCTCGACCGAGAGATTTTCATGGGCGCCCTGGTCGCCTTGAAAGAGGCTATCAACGCAAAGGGGGACCAGGGCGAGCGGTTTCGACTTGCCGGCCGGACGCTTCTGGCAAATTCGCGCCAGAAGCCGATGAACCAACCAGCCACTCCTGAAAGCCGTCAGGGCTAG
- a CDS encoding type II toxin-antitoxin system PemK/MazF family toxin, with product MPTSDFRQGDVVRVPSPYTDRNTRQHRPALVVSNGAIGEGDALLWVVMITSAENRPWVGDVSLGRLYEEAGLPAPSVIRPVKIATIEAAHAQKLGRIKPPLMAEVSNQLKKHMGV from the coding sequence ATGCCGACCTCTGATTTCCGGCAGGGGGACGTCGTAAGGGTGCCTTCCCCCTATACCGATCGCAACACCCGGCAACACCGCCCGGCGCTTGTTGTCAGCAACGGTGCGATCGGGGAGGGGGATGCCCTGTTGTGGGTCGTCATGATCACCAGCGCCGAGAATCGGCCATGGGTCGGGGATGTGTCGCTGGGACGGCTCTATGAGGAGGCCGGTTTGCCGGCGCCGAGTGTGATCCGTCCCGTGAAGATCGCGACAATCGAGGCAGCCCACGCTCAGAAGCTTGGCCGTATCAAACCCCCACTAATGGCTGAGGTCAGTAATCAGCTCAAGAAACACATGGGTGTTTAA